The genomic DNA CTTCGAGGTCGTGATCATCCTCAGCCTGGGATTGACCCCGAACATCCATGCCATCTTCATCTTTATAAGGATTAACTCCCTCATCGTCTGTCTCAGCATCGGCAATCGACACCTCAGTTATTGACTTAGTACTCCTATTTTTGTTTGTCGTAGACTGctgattcttcttcttctcgacCACAATTGGGGCTGATGCTTCACTGTCTTCCCCCATCACAACCTGCCTGCAATCTTGGAGCAGGCTACTGGAGATAGGATGCAAGCAATTCAGAAGAAGTATGACACAACACACGTCACATAAATCAAAAAGGAGTAAACAAAATGTCTACACGAATCGTACCCCAAAGAACTTTGGTCGACATCAACCTGACGTTGTTCAATCTGTTCCTCGTCAGCAATTTCTTGCACCTCTGTCTCCGGAACAATCTCGTCGTCGCTGTCGTGCACATAGGACATGTGatcgccatcttcttcatccagGGATCAATTCGAACTCATCGCCGACTCCATCTTGCGTATCTTCGATGAAATCCACACCCTGAACTACGATGCGCTTGTAGACCCGATCCCACCAAATACCTTGACAACGTCGATCGCAGCCGCGGCCACGGATGCCACCGCTTTGAACACCAACCCTCGGCCTGTTGCGGCGGCCACCAACCATCGCTGGGGCTTGCTTCCGGGGAAACGGTGCGAGGGGGGAAAACGGTGCGATGGGGCTTACTTCGGGGCAAACGACgtgaggaggagggggaagggATAGCAGTACTAGTTGGAAGGGGAAGGGGTCTGACGCAAATCATGGGCCTGAGTAGATGGATTCTCTAATGATTGTGGGCCCATAGTATTGTCCAAAAGGTGGGATGACATGTTTtatgggacaaaatttgaatgccAGAGTG from Panicum virgatum strain AP13 chromosome 7N, P.virgatum_v5, whole genome shotgun sequence includes the following:
- the LOC120682041 gene encoding uncharacterized protein LOC120682041, yielding MSYVHDSDDEIVPETEVQEIADEEQIEQRQVDVDQSSLGSLLQDCRQVVMGEDSEASAPIVVEKKKNQQSTTNKNRSTKSITEVSIADAETDDEGVNPYKDEDGMDVRGQSQAEDDHDLEVLVTDMLCNLIPVYGKVVKRSDH